From a single Candidatus Binatia bacterium genomic region:
- a CDS encoding NADPH:quinone reductase gives MKAIRVEKHGGPEVLELREVPDPQPGAGQVRIRVHAAGVNPVDTYIRAGQQGYTAALPYTPGMDAAGVVDAVGEGVTQLAVGDRVYTNLALTGTYAELTLAPAEQVRRLPERLSFAQGAAIGIPYLTAYRALFQRAQLKPGEWLLVHGASGGVGTAAVQLARAAGAIVIGTAGTDEGRRSVAEQGAHHVLDHHAPDYLARVRELTDGRGVDVIAEMLANVNLAKDFEALARYGRIVVIGSRGTLEFEPRLTMRIDATILGMSLANTPPEEFARAHAAVAAGLENGTLRPVVRCELPLAEAAKAHELVLQPGALGKIVLVP, from the coding sequence ATGAAGGCGATACGCGTCGAGAAGCACGGCGGCCCGGAGGTGCTCGAGCTGCGCGAGGTGCCGGATCCGCAGCCCGGCGCCGGCCAGGTGCGGATCCGCGTGCACGCGGCCGGCGTCAATCCGGTCGACACGTACATCCGCGCGGGTCAGCAGGGCTACACCGCGGCGCTGCCGTACACGCCCGGCATGGACGCCGCGGGCGTCGTCGACGCGGTGGGCGAGGGCGTCACGCAGCTCGCGGTCGGCGACCGCGTCTACACCAACCTCGCGCTCACCGGCACGTACGCCGAGCTCACGCTCGCGCCGGCCGAGCAGGTGCGTCGCTTGCCGGAGCGCCTGAGCTTCGCCCAGGGCGCGGCGATCGGCATCCCATACTTGACGGCGTACCGCGCGCTCTTCCAGCGCGCGCAGCTCAAGCCCGGCGAATGGCTGCTCGTGCACGGCGCGAGCGGCGGCGTCGGCACGGCGGCGGTGCAGCTCGCGCGCGCCGCCGGCGCGATCGTGATCGGCACCGCGGGCACCGACGAGGGACGGCGCAGCGTCGCCGAGCAGGGCGCGCACCACGTCCTCGACCACCACGCGCCGGACTACCTCGCGCGCGTGCGCGAGCTCACGGACGGACGCGGCGTCGACGTGATCGCCGAGATGCTCGCCAACGTGAACCTCGCGAAGGACTTCGAGGCGCTCGCACGCTACGGCCGCATCGTGGTGATCGGCAGCCGCGGCACGCTCGAGTTCGAGCCGCGTCTCACGATGCGCATCGACGCGACGATCCTCGGCATGTCGCTCGCGAACACGCCGCCGGAAGAGTTCGCGCGCGCGCACGCCGCGGTCGCGGCCGGCCTCGAGAACGGCACGCTGCGTCCGGTCGTCCGCTGCGAGCTGCCGCTCGCCGAGGCGGCGAAGGCGCACGAGCTCGTCCTGCAGCCGGGCGCGCTCGGCAAGATCGTGCTGGTGCCGTAG
- a CDS encoding CusA/CzcA family heavy metal efflux RND transporter, with product MIARIVRASFAQPALVVLLTLAGAALGASALLGLRRDVFPDLAAPVFNVIVQNPAMSAEELELGIAIPMETALAGVPEVRRIRSTSQLGVAQITVELEPDADYYRSRQLVSERVAQVAPQLPPGTGTPLLSNVTGRLNEVVEITLGAKPGAVDLMTLRDLAEVEVKNRLLAVPGVAAVERIGGYLREFQVQLDPDRMAVRGVTLDEVLHAVQGANENASGGFVVQGPIEWSVRAVGRARTVEDVRSTVVAVRGVTPVLVADVADVIEGPSVRRGLAHRLGEEVVHVRVIKQYGADTVAVGDGVRRAVEDLRRTLPDGVTIDVDYDQSKLVADALGGVARAVLAGAVLVVLVLFALLGDWRAALIVTATIPLSIALSGLLLETWGVGLNTMTLGGLAIAVGLLVDASIIMVEGISHRLTTRAAPAGDATPAERRAIALAAAIEMGRPIAFAAAIVVAVFLPLLWMTGIEGRMYRPLAAAVIAALASSLVLALTAVPVAAALFLSPRRRAADEDTWIIARVKQLYAPLLDGAMRHAGAVRLATLAITVPGLALAFVVGSDFMPRLDEGALMIQTSVPPEASLEEVDRLNHRVEDALREVPDVAQIVRRTGRSEQTEDPMPHTLSDVLVVLRERRTGTLDEITERMREAIARIPGINALFTTPLGMRIDEGLGGTPSDIAVRIFGPDLDTLASLAARAEEIMRGIDGLSDLRVERTTGLPQLRIEVDRAAVARVGLTPGDVIEAVRVGMVGERQSEVWVGQRRFDLVVRLQDHRRNDLSAIRTLLVDGHDGSRIPLGQLARIEQTTGPASIRREAGSRRVAVEASVVGRDLVSAAEEVRERLAAELALPTGYFFDVGGRVESQARAARSLTIAIALALLAVVVLLQLALGAAAEVAVILATLPDAFVGGIVALLLAGETWNVSSLVGLIGLFGIAVQNGLVLITQTRSLVAEGRPFADALREASIGRVRPKLLTASTAILGLLPLLVLPLHGTEIERPLAIVMIGGLVTSTAFTLLALPTFYAWVHDLGARLRARRTVTGSG from the coding sequence ATGATCGCACGCATCGTCCGGGCCTCGTTCGCGCAGCCGGCGCTCGTCGTGCTGCTCACCCTCGCGGGCGCCGCGCTCGGCGCGAGCGCGCTCCTCGGTCTGCGGCGCGACGTCTTCCCCGACCTCGCCGCGCCGGTGTTCAACGTCATCGTCCAGAACCCCGCGATGAGCGCCGAGGAGCTCGAGCTCGGGATCGCGATCCCGATGGAGACGGCGCTCGCGGGCGTCCCCGAGGTGCGGCGCATCCGCTCGACGAGCCAGCTCGGCGTCGCGCAGATCACCGTCGAGCTCGAGCCGGACGCGGACTACTACCGCTCGCGCCAGCTCGTCTCGGAGCGCGTCGCGCAGGTCGCGCCACAGCTTCCGCCGGGCACCGGCACGCCGCTGCTTTCCAACGTCACCGGACGCCTCAACGAGGTGGTCGAGATCACGCTCGGCGCGAAGCCGGGCGCGGTCGACCTGATGACGCTGCGCGACCTCGCCGAGGTCGAAGTCAAGAATAGACTCCTCGCCGTGCCGGGCGTCGCGGCCGTCGAGCGCATCGGCGGCTACCTGCGCGAGTTTCAGGTGCAGCTCGATCCCGACCGCATGGCCGTGCGCGGCGTGACGCTCGACGAGGTGCTGCACGCGGTGCAGGGCGCGAACGAGAACGCGTCGGGCGGCTTCGTCGTGCAGGGTCCGATCGAGTGGAGCGTGCGCGCCGTTGGGCGCGCGCGCACCGTCGAGGACGTCCGCTCGACGGTGGTCGCGGTGCGCGGCGTGACACCGGTGCTGGTCGCCGACGTCGCCGACGTCATCGAGGGCCCGAGCGTGCGACGCGGGCTCGCGCACCGCCTCGGCGAGGAGGTGGTGCACGTCCGCGTCATCAAGCAGTACGGCGCCGACACCGTCGCGGTCGGCGATGGTGTGCGACGCGCGGTCGAGGATCTGCGCCGCACGCTGCCCGACGGCGTGACCATCGACGTCGACTACGACCAGTCGAAGCTCGTCGCAGACGCGCTCGGCGGTGTGGCGCGCGCGGTGCTCGCGGGCGCCGTGCTGGTCGTGCTCGTGCTGTTCGCGCTGCTCGGCGACTGGCGCGCGGCGCTGATCGTCACCGCGACGATCCCGCTGTCGATCGCGCTCTCCGGGCTGCTGCTCGAGACCTGGGGCGTCGGGCTCAACACCATGACGCTCGGCGGGCTGGCGATCGCGGTCGGGCTGCTGGTCGACGCGTCGATCATCATGGTGGAGGGCATCTCGCACCGGCTGACGACGCGCGCGGCGCCCGCGGGCGACGCCACGCCCGCCGAGCGGCGCGCGATCGCGCTCGCCGCGGCGATCGAGATGGGCCGCCCGATCGCGTTCGCGGCCGCGATCGTGGTCGCGGTCTTCCTGCCGCTGCTCTGGATGACCGGCATCGAGGGACGCATGTACCGGCCGCTCGCGGCGGCGGTGATCGCCGCGCTCGCGTCGTCGCTCGTGCTGGCGCTGACCGCGGTGCCGGTCGCCGCGGCGCTCTTCCTGTCGCCGCGACGGCGCGCGGCGGACGAGGACACCTGGATCATCGCCCGCGTCAAGCAACTCTACGCGCCGCTGCTCGACGGCGCGATGCGCCACGCCGGCGCGGTGCGACTCGCGACGCTCGCGATCACCGTGCCCGGGCTCGCGCTCGCCTTCGTCGTCGGCTCCGACTTCATGCCGCGGCTCGACGAGGGCGCGCTGATGATCCAGACCAGCGTCCCGCCCGAGGCCTCGCTCGAGGAGGTCGACCGGCTGAACCACCGCGTCGAGGACGCGCTGCGCGAGGTGCCGGACGTCGCGCAGATCGTGCGCCGCACCGGACGCTCGGAGCAGACGGAAGACCCGATGCCGCACACGCTGTCCGACGTGCTGGTCGTGCTGCGCGAGCGGCGCACGGGCACGCTCGACGAGATCACCGAGCGCATGCGCGAGGCGATCGCCAGGATCCCCGGCATCAACGCGCTGTTCACCACACCGCTCGGCATGCGCATCGACGAAGGCCTCGGCGGCACGCCGTCGGACATCGCGGTGCGGATCTTCGGTCCCGACCTCGACACGCTCGCGAGCCTCGCCGCGCGCGCGGAGGAGATCATGCGCGGCATCGACGGGCTCTCGGACCTGCGCGTCGAGCGCACGACCGGTCTGCCGCAGCTCCGCATCGAGGTCGACCGCGCGGCGGTGGCGCGCGTTGGCTTGACGCCGGGCGACGTCATCGAGGCGGTGCGCGTCGGCATGGTCGGCGAGCGGCAGAGCGAGGTGTGGGTCGGGCAGCGGCGCTTCGACCTCGTCGTGCGCCTGCAGGACCACCGACGCAACGACCTGAGCGCGATCCGCACGCTGCTGGTCGACGGGCACGACGGCAGCCGCATCCCGCTCGGCCAGCTCGCGCGCATCGAGCAGACGACGGGTCCGGCGTCGATCCGGCGCGAGGCCGGCTCGCGCCGCGTCGCGGTCGAGGCGAGCGTCGTCGGGCGCGACCTCGTCTCCGCGGCCGAGGAGGTGCGCGAGCGGCTCGCCGCCGAGCTCGCGCTGCCGACCGGCTACTTCTTCGACGTCGGCGGACGCGTCGAGAGCCAGGCGCGCGCGGCGCGCTCGCTGACGATCGCGATCGCGCTCGCGCTACTCGCGGTCGTGGTGCTGCTGCAGCTCGCGCTCGGCGCGGCGGCCGAGGTCGCGGTGATCCTCGCGACGCTGCCCGACGCGTTCGTCGGCGGCATCGTCGCGCTGCTCCTCGCCGGCGAGACCTGGAACGTGTCGTCGCTCGTCGGGCTGATCGGGCTCTTCGGCATCGCGGTGCAGAACGGGCTCGTGCTGATCACGCAGACGCGCTCGCTGGTCGCGGAAGGGCGTCCGTTCGCGGACGCGCTGCGCGAGGCGAGCATCGGACGCGTGCGGCCGAAGCTGCTCACCGCGTCGACGGCGATCCTCGGTCTGCTGCCGCTGCTCGTGCTGCCGCTGCACGGCACCGAGATCGAGCGGCCGCTCGCGATCGTGATGATCGGCGGGCTCGTCACGTCGACCGCGTTCACGCTGCTCGCGCTGCCGACGTTCTACGCCTGGGTGCACGACCTCGGCGCGCGCCTGCGCGCGCGCCGGACGGTCACGGGCTCAGGCTGA
- a CDS encoding metal-sensitive transcriptional regulator, with product MNATTKRSCLARLGRIEGQVRGIARMVDDDRYCIDVITQIQAVKAALRRVEEEILRDHVAHCVEEAIRSGDAKEQRKKVAELIEVLGRRKA from the coding sequence ATGAACGCGACCACGAAGCGCTCCTGTCTCGCGCGTCTCGGGCGCATCGAGGGCCAGGTGCGCGGCATCGCCCGCATGGTCGACGACGACCGCTACTGCATCGACGTCATCACGCAGATCCAGGCGGTGAAGGCGGCGTTGCGGCGCGTCGAGGAGGAGATCCTGCGCGACCACGTCGCGCACTGCGTCGAGGAGGCGATCCGCAGCGGCGACGCGAAGGAACAGCGCAAGAAGGTCGCGGAGCTGATCGAGGTGCTGGGCCGGCGCAAGGCCTAG
- a CDS encoding enoyl-CoA hydratase-related protein, translating into MAYETILYERRDAVALITLNRPDRLNAWTPAMAEEQVRAIEAANADPEVGAIVMTGAGRGFCAGADMEDTFKTRLEGKDPGANTAGGSGGMPANVDWVGLLRRSKPLVAAVNGAAVGIGMTMILPFDVIIASERARFGMFFIKVGLVPELASTHFLVQRVGFGRASEMCLSGKLYDAREAHAWGLADRLTTPDQLLPDALALAGEIAANPAPQLRMIKQLLTENGSATDLTQVQQRESEMLRECWKSPEHKEAVAAFLEKRPPRFVRR; encoded by the coding sequence ATGGCGTACGAAACCATCCTCTACGAGCGCAGGGACGCGGTCGCGCTCATCACGCTGAACCGCCCCGATCGCCTCAACGCCTGGACGCCGGCGATGGCCGAGGAGCAGGTGCGCGCGATCGAGGCCGCCAACGCGGACCCCGAGGTCGGCGCGATCGTCATGACCGGCGCGGGGCGCGGCTTCTGCGCCGGCGCCGACATGGAGGACACCTTCAAGACGCGCCTCGAGGGCAAGGACCCGGGCGCGAACACGGCGGGCGGCTCGGGCGGCATGCCCGCCAACGTCGACTGGGTGGGGCTGCTGCGGCGCTCGAAGCCGCTCGTCGCGGCGGTCAACGGCGCCGCGGTCGGCATCGGCATGACGATGATCCTGCCGTTCGACGTCATCATCGCCTCGGAGCGCGCGCGCTTCGGGATGTTCTTCATCAAGGTCGGGCTCGTGCCGGAGCTCGCGAGCACGCACTTCCTCGTGCAGCGGGTCGGCTTCGGTCGCGCGAGCGAGATGTGCTTGTCGGGCAAGCTCTACGACGCGCGCGAGGCGCACGCCTGGGGTCTCGCCGATCGGCTCACCACCCCCGACCAGCTCCTGCCGGACGCGCTCGCGCTCGCCGGCGAGATCGCGGCGAACCCGGCGCCGCAGCTGCGCATGATCAAGCAGCTTTTGACCGAGAACGGCAGCGCGACCGACCTCACGCAGGTCCAGCAGCGCGAGAGCGAGATGCTGCGCGAGTGCTGGAAGTCGCCCGAGCACAAGGAGGCGGTGGCCGCGTTCCTCGAGAAGCGCCCGCCGCGCTTCGTACGCCGATGA
- a CDS encoding efflux RND transporter periplasmic adaptor subunit yields the protein MRTRPSRTPQDARRVLVACTLLLTNALVLGACEQRARDERSAARAPASHAADAASTVHDEHTAHDADRHDEHGAAHGAHVDAHVGHAEHASGDVIRVDPGMLRDLRVTTAPVEVRPAGATVTVLGELHVNEDRYAEVGAPIPARVVEVRVAPGARVETGETLIELSSPELGRARADLLAARARAELARKALARLEALAEERIVPARRVQEARAEAEAADAELQAAGAALHALGVDPAQATADPARAAILELRSPIDGVVIERNAMRGQLADPSKPLVRVADLSELWLTAHAFERDAVRIAPGAAAEVGFAALPGREFQGTVTLVGSRVEPESRTIPVRITVANEDGTLRPGMSATARVPLADEMSRVLAVPAAALQRLADGWVVFLPRGEGRFEVRPVGRGRDLGGEVEVVSGLKPDERVVVDGAFLLKAEAEKARGGGDGHDHAH from the coding sequence ATGAGGACGCGGCCGTCGAGAACGCCGCAGGACGCACGACGCGTGCTCGTCGCCTGCACTCTCTTGCTCACGAACGCGCTCGTGCTCGGCGCGTGCGAGCAGCGCGCGCGGGACGAGCGCAGCGCGGCGCGCGCGCCGGCGTCGCACGCAGCAGACGCCGCGAGCACCGTGCACGACGAGCACACGGCACACGACGCCGACCGGCACGACGAGCACGGAGCCGCGCACGGCGCCCACGTGGACGCGCACGTCGGGCACGCCGAGCACGCGAGCGGCGACGTCATCCGCGTCGACCCCGGCATGCTGCGCGACCTGCGCGTCACCACCGCGCCCGTCGAGGTCCGTCCCGCCGGCGCGACCGTCACCGTGCTCGGCGAGCTGCACGTCAACGAGGACCGCTACGCCGAGGTCGGCGCGCCGATCCCGGCGCGCGTCGTCGAGGTGCGCGTCGCGCCGGGGGCGCGCGTCGAGACGGGCGAGACGCTGATCGAGCTCTCGAGCCCGGAGCTCGGACGCGCGCGCGCCGACCTGCTCGCCGCCCGCGCGCGCGCCGAGCTCGCGCGCAAGGCGCTCGCGCGCCTCGAAGCGCTCGCCGAGGAGCGCATCGTGCCCGCTCGGCGCGTGCAGGAGGCGCGCGCCGAGGCGGAGGCCGCGGACGCCGAGCTGCAGGCGGCGGGCGCCGCGCTCCATGCGCTCGGCGTCGATCCCGCGCAGGCCACCGCCGATCCCGCGCGCGCCGCGATTCTCGAGCTGCGCTCGCCGATCGACGGCGTCGTCATCGAGCGCAACGCGATGCGCGGCCAGCTCGCCGATCCCTCGAAGCCGCTCGTGCGCGTCGCCGACCTCTCCGAGCTCTGGCTCACGGCGCACGCCTTCGAGCGCGACGCCGTGCGCATCGCGCCCGGCGCCGCCGCCGAGGTCGGCTTCGCCGCGCTGCCCGGACGCGAGTTCCAGGGCACGGTGACGCTGGTCGGAAGCCGCGTCGAGCCCGAGTCGCGCACGATCCCGGTGCGCATCACGGTCGCGAACGAGGACGGCACGCTGCGTCCCGGCATGTCGGCCACCGCGCGCGTGCCGCTCGCCGACGAGATGAGCCGCGTGCTCGCCGTGCCCGCCGCGGCGCTGCAGCGCCTCGCCGACGGCTGGGTCGTGTTCCTGCCGCGCGGCGAGGGCCGGTTCGAGGTGCGCCCGGTCGGCCGCGGACGCGACCTCGGCGGCGAGGTCGAGGTGGTGTCCGGGCTCAAGCCCGACGAGCGCGTCGTCGTCGACGGCGCCTTCCTGCTCAAGGCCGAGGCCGAGAAGGCGCGCGGCGGCGGCGACGGACACGACCATGCGCACTGA
- a CDS encoding PHB depolymerase family esterase: MTSNRFRETVRGALLALLVVAFAACGDAHDRGPCAGKTGAAGTRQITIASGGLERTFELVVPEAAVGGAPVPLVLVYHGVFSTGAQILATTGFAEKALAEGFITAAGDGIGRSWNAGVCCDPAMSENVDDVGFTRDMVAAIESEYCIDPQRIYATGFSNGGAMAFRLACDAADLFAAFAPVGGSLALFPCEPAAPRPMQIINMVEDPVVPFALGEFSLREFVKHNSCSETRVLVELAPNATCEVAPECADGATTELCAVTGLGHDWPGGERDPQGTFSATDAAWSFLSAFSLSP, from the coding sequence ATGACGAGCAACAGATTCAGAGAAACGGTCCGCGGCGCGCTGCTCGCGCTGCTCGTGGTTGCGTTCGCGGCCTGCGGCGACGCGCACGATCGCGGCCCCTGCGCGGGCAAGACCGGAGCCGCCGGCACGCGGCAGATCACCATCGCCTCGGGCGGCCTCGAGCGCACCTTCGAGCTCGTCGTGCCCGAGGCGGCGGTCGGCGGCGCGCCGGTGCCGCTCGTCCTCGTCTACCACGGCGTCTTCTCGACCGGCGCGCAGATCCTCGCCACGACGGGCTTCGCCGAGAAGGCGCTGGCGGAGGGCTTCATCACCGCCGCGGGCGACGGCATCGGGCGGTCGTGGAACGCCGGCGTCTGCTGCGACCCCGCGATGAGCGAGAACGTCGACGACGTCGGCTTCACCCGCGACATGGTCGCCGCGATCGAGAGCGAGTACTGCATCGACCCGCAGCGGATCTACGCGACCGGCTTCTCGAACGGCGGCGCGATGGCCTTCCGCCTCGCCTGCGACGCGGCCGACCTCTTCGCCGCGTTCGCGCCGGTCGGCGGCTCGCTGGCGCTCTTCCCGTGCGAGCCGGCGGCGCCGCGCCCCATGCAGATCATCAACATGGTCGAGGATCCCGTCGTGCCGTTCGCGCTCGGCGAGTTCTCGCTGCGCGAGTTCGTCAAGCACAACTCGTGCAGCGAGACGCGCGTGCTCGTCGAGCTCGCGCCGAACGCGACCTGCGAGGTCGCGCCCGAGTGCGCCGACGGCGCGACCACCGAGCTGTGCGCGGTCACGGGCCTCGGCCACGACTGGCCGGGCGGCGAGCGCGATCCGCAGGGGACGTTCAGCGCGACCGACGCGGCGTGGAGCTTCCTCTCGGCGTTCAGCCTGAGCCCGTGA